The following are from one region of the Hymenobacter radiodurans genome:
- a CDS encoding ABC transporter permease — MFDIDKWQEILGTMRRNKLRTFLTAFGVFWGIFMLVLLLGAGKGMENGIFKEFGSGARNSLYISGGKTSIPYNGLKPGREIKLTNVDQDAIRRQIDGVELLATRNRLFGEYTIMRGTKNGSYQVFGASADFFDLNGEVLHSGRLLNPMDVIERRKVMILGEKVRKVLFGDESALGQYVQVKGVFFKIVGTFTNTQNQGRNEERAYTPFSTFQTTFNQYNQVQLMGLTTHAGIPVKQVEDQVRVLLATRHKFDPTDKEALNLENNEEEVQRFQGLFTGIKLFVSIIGVLTLVAGVVGVSNIMLIIVQERTREIGVRKALGATPWSIISMILQESVVITGLSGYLGLLAGVAVLDAVRYALDQAGGTTSYFDRPEVDVTVAIGAILLLVIAGAIAGLVPAMKAANVKPIEALRAE; from the coding sequence GTGTTTGACATCGACAAATGGCAGGAAATTCTGGGCACGATGCGCCGCAACAAGCTGCGCACCTTCCTGACTGCGTTTGGGGTGTTTTGGGGCATTTTTATGTTGGTGCTGTTGCTGGGTGCGGGCAAAGGAATGGAGAACGGTATCTTCAAGGAGTTTGGCTCCGGCGCCCGCAACAGCCTGTATATCAGCGGTGGCAAAACGTCCATTCCGTACAATGGTCTGAAGCCCGGGCGCGAGATCAAGCTCACCAACGTTGACCAGGATGCTATTCGCCGCCAGATAGATGGCGTGGAGCTGCTGGCCACCCGCAACCGGCTTTTTGGCGAGTACACCATTATGCGGGGCACCAAAAACGGCTCGTACCAAGTGTTTGGAGCCAGCGCCGACTTCTTTGACCTGAACGGTGAAGTGCTCCATTCGGGCCGCTTGCTGAACCCGATGGACGTGATTGAGCGGCGCAAAGTGATGATTCTGGGCGAGAAGGTGCGCAAGGTGCTTTTTGGTGATGAGTCGGCTTTGGGCCAGTACGTGCAGGTAAAAGGCGTTTTCTTCAAAATTGTGGGCACGTTTACCAACACTCAAAACCAAGGCCGCAACGAGGAACGGGCATACACGCCATTCAGCACCTTCCAAACGACATTCAATCAATACAATCAGGTGCAGCTTATGGGCCTGACGACGCACGCGGGTATTCCGGTAAAACAGGTCGAAGATCAGGTGCGCGTGCTGCTGGCTACCCGCCACAAGTTTGACCCTACCGATAAGGAAGCGCTTAACCTAGAGAACAACGAAGAGGAAGTACAGCGTTTTCAGGGGTTATTCACTGGTATTAAGCTGTTTGTGTCCATTATTGGCGTGCTTACGCTGGTAGCGGGCGTGGTTGGCGTGAGCAACATTATGCTCATTATTGTGCAGGAGCGCACCCGCGAAATTGGGGTGCGCAAGGCCTTGGGTGCTACGCCCTGGAGCATTATCAGCATGATTCTGCAAGAGTCGGTGGTCATTACGGGCTTATCGGGCTACTTGGGGCTGCTGGCCGGCGTGGCCGTGCTGGATGCGGTGCGCTACGCGCTGGACCAAGCCGGCGGCACTACCTCCTACTTCGACCGGCCGGAGGTCGATGTGACGGTGGCCATCGGTGCTATTCTGCTGCTTGTAATTGCCGGGGCCATAGCCGGTTTGGTACCCGCTATGAAAGCAGCTAATGTGAAACCTATTGAAGCTTTAAGAGCCGAATAA
- a CDS encoding T-complex 10 C-terminal domain-containing protein yields MKSALFLLAGAAALSLAACNTDKKAAVDAATTPSADTAVVADNDVVMLYREQGNRVANRVTTDLGITDTAQVREVRRVYDTRATRLGEVDTRYAADTSGRTTALREIDRETDSKIKDIVKDDDRYMTYEEKRATYYTGEEYAAEAEDDKSTTTTAAAPAPARRQGPTIVKVEKKKNGESKTVYSDGRTVKVDKDGDRKTEYPNGTKVKRDADDGERKVKD; encoded by the coding sequence ATGAAATCCGCTCTGTTTCTTCTCGCTGGTGCCGCCGCTCTGTCGCTGGCCGCCTGCAATACCGACAAAAAAGCCGCCGTGGATGCGGCCACAACACCTTCAGCCGATACGGCCGTGGTAGCCGATAACGACGTAGTGATGCTCTACCGTGAGCAAGGCAACCGCGTGGCCAACCGCGTCACCACCGACTTAGGCATCACCGATACCGCCCAAGTGCGCGAGGTGCGCCGCGTATACGACACCCGCGCCACCCGACTGGGCGAAGTAGATACCCGCTACGCCGCCGATACCAGCGGCCGTACCACGGCCCTACGCGAGATTGACCGCGAAACCGACTCCAAAATCAAGGATATTGTGAAGGACGATGACCGCTACATGACCTACGAGGAAAAGCGCGCCACTTATTACACTGGCGAAGAATACGCCGCCGAAGCGGAAGACGATAAGTCGACCACCACTACGGCCGCCGCTCCGGCGCCAGCTCGCCGCCAGGGCCCGACCATCGTGAAGGTGGAAAAGAAGAAAAACGGTGAATCCAAAACCGTGTACTCCGATGGTCGCACCGTGAAAGTAGACAAGGACGGCGACCGCAAAACCGAATACCCGAACGGCACCAAAGTAAAGCGCGACGCCGATGACGGTGAGCGCAAAGTGAAAGACTAG
- a CDS encoding pseudouridine synthase, translated as MSHQHFIIHKPYGYLSQFVCELKKKKLLGDLHDFPEGTMAIGRLDEESEGLLLLTTDGKMSELVRSKKIEKEYYAQVDGIITDEAIAQLQQGVEIGIRDVKYQTTPCTAFKLETAPEFAPRTRKIRDDRHGPTSWVSITLTEGKNRQVRKMTAAVGFPTLRLFRVRIGAIYLHDLPPGAVIELDSFYLPQQQEEVELL; from the coding sequence ATGTCGCATCAGCATTTTATAATTCACAAGCCGTATGGCTATTTAAGTCAGTTCGTCTGTGAATTAAAAAAGAAGAAATTGCTCGGCGACTTACACGATTTTCCGGAAGGAACGATGGCCATTGGGCGCTTGGATGAAGAAAGCGAAGGGCTATTATTGCTTACCACCGACGGAAAAATGAGCGAATTGGTGCGCAGCAAAAAAATAGAGAAAGAATATTACGCCCAGGTCGACGGAATAATTACGGACGAGGCCATTGCGCAATTACAGCAAGGCGTCGAAATTGGTATTCGCGACGTAAAATACCAGACCACGCCCTGCACCGCATTTAAATTAGAAACGGCGCCGGAATTTGCCCCCCGCACCCGCAAAATCCGCGACGACCGCCACGGCCCCACCAGTTGGGTATCCATCACGCTCACCGAAGGCAAGAACCGGCAGGTGCGCAAAATGACAGCAGCAGTCGGTTTTCCGACCTTGCGCCTGTTCCGGGTGCGGATCGGCGCTATCTATTTGCACGATTTGCCCCCCGGTGCCGTAATAGAACTTGATAGCTTTTACTTGCCGCAACAACAGGAAGAAGTTGAATTGCTGTAA
- a CDS encoding cold-shock protein, whose amino-acid sequence MARSQATFGKKENEKKRLKKRTDKAEKKEERQANAVKGQSLEDMLAYVDENGNIVDSPPDPKKKKVINQEDIQITTMKQEDMEQPDVIRKGIVSFFNDSKGYGFIKDQQTQESIFVHANGLINQIKENDKVTFEVAMGQKGPTAVSVKLAEA is encoded by the coding sequence ATGGCTAGATCACAAGCAACGTTTGGTAAAAAAGAGAATGAGAAAAAACGATTAAAGAAGCGTACCGATAAGGCCGAGAAAAAGGAGGAGCGCCAAGCAAACGCGGTGAAAGGCCAGAGCCTAGAGGATATGCTTGCTTACGTTGACGAAAACGGCAACATCGTTGATTCTCCTCCGGATCCAAAAAAGAAAAAGGTTATTAATCAGGAGGACATCCAGATTACGACCATGAAGCAGGAAGACATGGAGCAGCCCGACGTTATTCGGAAGGGTATTGTGTCTTTCTTCAATGACTCGAAAGGCTACGGCTTTATCAAGGATCAGCAGACCCAGGAAAGCATTTTTGTGCACGCCAACGGGTTGATCAACCAGATCAAAGAAAACGACAAGGTGACCTTTGAAGTGGCCATGGGCCAGAAAGGACCAACCGCCGTTTCTGTTAAATTGGCCGAGGCTTAG
- a CDS encoding FAD-dependent oxidoreductase, with protein MNPTPAHRALLNALADTFIPSIEGKTEKAEFWAQRGSQGIDVDKAFAAISAQPEGAQQEFKQLLKLLENPALGLTWFGPLKPFVRLDAAQRQQMLQSWAGSNVPQLRKGFHALRKLLTFLFYGSSSAEKGNATWAALGYPGPLPDAVVDSSKPLKTLRPTTDVTYDCDVLVIGSGAGGGVVAAELAAAGHDVLVLEKGPYCHGCDFTQREVDMMGQLYDARGALSTQDGGVALLAGSCLGGGTTVNWAGSFRTPDYVLEEWAKEHQAPHFTSAEFKNSLDAVSRALSVNTDYTRHNGQNHALLDGSAKLGQSTKLIPRNEKGLTDSEEHFQGLGYTTLGDRYGIKQGTLNTYLPRAFAHGARLLADTRVERVTVQAGQATGAEAVHTTSDGQQVRVTVRARRVVVAGGAIQTPALLLRSGLRHPHLGQHLHLHPTVAVSGLYPQLMNPWHGPSMSVVNDCFTRLDGTNFGVKLETPPAHAGLMAMVLPWQSGEQHKQLMLNAAHLGNFIVLTRDRDGGRVTIDQHGAPLVDYVLSAFDRNTMLRGVRAAAEIHVAAGAHTVYLPHGTLPTLHAQNGVVQNPEVLEKLPHLGWKPNQFSLYSAHQMSTCRMGGVRATHPLSPSGETYEVSNLYVADGSAFPACSGVNPMLTIMALAHYTAQEIKAGLVANGAKTRQQLAVSE; from the coding sequence ATGAATCCCACTCCTGCCCACCGCGCTCTTCTTAATGCCCTCGCCGATACATTCATCCCAAGCATTGAAGGCAAAACTGAGAAGGCAGAGTTCTGGGCCCAGCGTGGTTCCCAGGGCATAGATGTCGACAAAGCTTTTGCTGCTATTTCGGCTCAACCGGAAGGCGCTCAGCAGGAGTTTAAGCAACTGTTGAAGCTGCTGGAAAACCCAGCTTTAGGACTCACTTGGTTTGGGCCGCTCAAACCCTTTGTGCGTCTGGATGCGGCCCAGCGCCAGCAGATGCTGCAAAGCTGGGCGGGAAGTAATGTACCACAGCTGCGCAAAGGCTTTCATGCGCTGCGCAAGCTGCTCACATTCCTTTTTTACGGTTCGTCATCGGCGGAAAAAGGCAATGCCACTTGGGCGGCGCTGGGCTACCCCGGCCCACTCCCCGATGCCGTGGTAGACTCCTCGAAACCTCTCAAAACCCTGCGCCCCACCACCGACGTCACCTACGACTGCGACGTGCTGGTGATAGGCAGTGGAGCCGGCGGCGGGGTGGTGGCGGCGGAGCTGGCTGCGGCTGGCCACGACGTGTTGGTACTCGAAAAAGGCCCCTACTGCCACGGCTGCGACTTTACCCAGCGCGAAGTAGACATGATGGGCCAACTCTACGATGCTCGCGGCGCACTCAGCACTCAGGATGGCGGCGTAGCACTGTTGGCTGGTAGCTGCCTGGGCGGCGGCACTACCGTCAACTGGGCCGGTTCGTTTCGCACCCCCGATTATGTGCTGGAAGAATGGGCCAAGGAGCACCAGGCACCTCACTTTACGTCTGCTGAATTCAAAAACAGCCTCGACGCTGTGAGCCGCGCCCTGAGTGTAAACACTGACTACACTCGGCACAATGGTCAGAACCATGCTTTACTGGACGGCTCGGCCAAATTGGGGCAGAGCACAAAGCTGATTCCAAGGAATGAAAAAGGCCTGACCGATTCAGAGGAGCACTTTCAAGGCCTTGGCTATACCACTCTCGGGGACCGTTACGGCATCAAGCAAGGCACTTTAAACACCTACTTACCCCGAGCTTTCGCCCATGGTGCCCGCTTACTAGCTGATACCCGCGTGGAGCGCGTGACGGTGCAAGCTGGCCAGGCTACTGGCGCCGAAGCTGTGCATACCACCTCCGACGGCCAGCAAGTACGCGTGACAGTGCGGGCGCGGCGCGTGGTGGTAGCAGGCGGCGCCATCCAGACGCCGGCGCTGCTTTTGCGCAGCGGTTTGCGGCACCCGCACCTTGGTCAGCATCTGCATCTGCACCCCACGGTGGCTGTTTCAGGTCTGTATCCACAGCTGATGAACCCGTGGCATGGGCCGAGCATGTCAGTAGTAAACGACTGCTTTACCCGCCTCGATGGCACCAACTTCGGAGTGAAGCTGGAAACGCCCCCCGCCCACGCGGGCCTGATGGCGATGGTGCTACCTTGGCAATCGGGTGAGCAGCATAAGCAGCTAATGCTCAACGCCGCTCATCTCGGCAACTTCATCGTGCTGACCCGCGACCGGGATGGCGGCCGCGTGACAATTGATCAGCACGGGGCTCCGCTGGTCGACTACGTACTTAGCGCTTTCGACCGCAACACGATGCTGCGAGGCGTGCGTGCCGCCGCTGAAATTCACGTAGCGGCCGGGGCGCATACCGTGTATTTGCCTCACGGAACTTTGCCTACGCTCCATGCGCAGAATGGCGTGGTTCAAAACCCCGAAGTGCTGGAAAAACTGCCGCACTTAGGCTGGAAACCGAATCAATTTAGCCTGTACAGTGCCCACCAGATGAGTACCTGCCGTATGGGCGGCGTGCGCGCAACGCATCCGTTGTCACCCAGCGGCGAAACGTACGAGGTCAGTAACCTGTACGTGGCCGATGGCTCGGCATTTCCCGCCTGTAGCGGCGTCAATCCAATGCTGACTATTATGGCGCTGGCTCACTACACGGCCCAGGAAATTAAGGCTGGTTTGGTAGCTAATGGTGCCAAAACGAGGCAGCAGCTGGCCGTTAGTGAGTAG
- a CDS encoding ABC transporter ATP-binding protein, translating to MIELRDIRKSYEVGPNRLTVLKGIDLHIREGELVSIMGSSGSGKSTLLNILGILDDYDSGEYRLAGNRIDRNLSQTRAAQYRNQFLGFVFQSFNLLSFKNAMENVALPLYYQKIGRKERNRMALEYLDRVGLLDRADHLPSELSGGQKQRVAIARALISQPKLILADEPTGALDTHTTQEVMDIFKQVNREGMTVIIVTHENDIAAQTSRVIRVRDGLVIDDEQGTDEEMLAAQRFIS from the coding sequence ATGATTGAGTTGCGCGATATCCGTAAAAGCTACGAAGTAGGTCCCAACCGACTGACCGTCCTCAAAGGCATTGATCTGCACATTCGGGAAGGCGAGCTGGTGAGTATTATGGGCTCGTCGGGGTCGGGGAAAAGCACGTTGCTCAACATTCTGGGCATTCTCGACGACTACGACAGTGGGGAATATCGGCTGGCGGGCAACCGCATCGACCGCAACCTCTCGCAGACGCGGGCGGCGCAGTATCGCAATCAGTTTTTGGGGTTCGTGTTTCAGTCGTTTAACCTGCTGAGCTTCAAAAATGCCATGGAAAACGTGGCCCTACCGCTCTACTATCAGAAAATAGGGCGCAAGGAGCGTAACCGCATGGCTCTCGAATACCTCGACCGCGTGGGCCTGCTCGACCGCGCCGACCACTTGCCCAGCGAACTGTCTGGGGGGCAAAAACAGCGCGTGGCTATTGCTCGCGCCCTTATCAGCCAACCCAAACTCATTCTAGCCGACGAACCCACGGGCGCCCTCGATACCCACACCACCCAGGAGGTGATGGACATTTTTAAGCAGGTGAATCGCGAGGGCATGACGGTCATCATTGTAACCCACGAAAACGACATTGCCGCCCAAACCAGCCGCGTAATCCGGGTGCGCGACGGGCTGGTGATAGATGATGAACAAGGCACGGATGAGGAGATGCTGGCAGCTCAGCGCTTCATCAGCTAG
- the rlmF gene encoding 23S rRNA (adenine(1618)-N(6))-methyltransferase RlmF: protein MTTQPPQDSAEKDPLHPRNRHRGRYDFPQLIKASPELAPFVAVNKYDDTSIDFANPEAVKALNRALLKQFYGIQNWDIPAGYLCPPIPGRADYIHYLADLLASVNGDVIPRGKSIRVLDVGVGANCIYPIIGHKEYGWRFVGTDVDVVALRMAKQIVASNSTLAGNVDIRRQTSSTQIFNDIVEPKEFFDLTMCNPPFHGSQEEAEASSRRKEHNLGTQKAPQTPPTQNFGGQATELWYPGGEATFLWRMAQESTLSKSNIFWFTTLVSKKETLPGLYKSLEKAGATEVRTINMAQGQKSSRIVAWTFLDPQQQLAWREKRWGQNQRRNKFSAMLFAVLAHRFPPNAASFQLLISTLFVR from the coding sequence ATGACCACCCAACCGCCCCAGGATTCCGCCGAGAAAGACCCACTCCACCCCCGCAACCGCCACCGCGGCCGTTACGACTTTCCTCAGCTGATCAAGGCTTCGCCGGAGCTGGCGCCATTTGTGGCAGTGAACAAGTACGACGACACCAGCATTGATTTCGCCAACCCCGAGGCGGTAAAAGCCCTGAATCGGGCGCTGTTGAAGCAGTTTTATGGGATTCAGAACTGGGATATTCCGGCCGGCTATTTATGCCCGCCCATTCCCGGACGCGCCGACTACATTCACTACCTCGCCGATTTGCTCGCCTCCGTAAATGGTGATGTGATTCCGCGGGGCAAAAGCATTCGGGTGCTCGATGTGGGCGTGGGGGCCAATTGCATTTACCCTATCATCGGACATAAGGAATACGGCTGGCGCTTCGTGGGCACCGACGTAGATGTAGTAGCTCTACGCATGGCCAAGCAGATTGTGGCCAGCAATAGCACCCTGGCCGGCAATGTGGACATACGCCGCCAGACTTCCTCCACCCAGATTTTCAACGATATCGTCGAGCCTAAGGAGTTCTTCGACCTGACGATGTGCAATCCACCGTTTCATGGCTCGCAAGAGGAAGCTGAGGCCAGCAGCCGGCGTAAGGAGCACAACCTGGGCACTCAAAAAGCCCCCCAGACCCCGCCAACCCAGAACTTCGGCGGCCAAGCTACTGAGTTGTGGTATCCCGGCGGCGAGGCTACGTTTCTGTGGCGCATGGCCCAGGAAAGCACCCTGAGTAAGAGTAATATCTTCTGGTTTACGACGCTGGTATCCAAAAAAGAAACATTGCCCGGCCTGTATAAGTCGCTGGAAAAAGCGGGTGCTACCGAGGTGCGCACCATCAATATGGCGCAGGGCCAGAAAAGCAGCCGCATCGTCGCTTGGACGTTTCTGGACCCTCAGCAGCAGCTGGCGTGGCGGGAGAAGCGCTGGGGGCAAAACCAGCGCAGAAATAAGTTTTCGGCCATGCTTTTTGCTGTTCTGGCGCATCGATTTCCACCCAATGCTGCCAGCTTTCAGCTATTGATAAGCACTCTATTCGTTAGATAA
- a CDS encoding PQQ-dependent sugar dehydrogenase: MGKTLRITSDGKPAPNNPFAKQAGALPEIWTVGQRNVQSMAFDEQGQLWTVDMGPQGGDEVNRIEGGKNYGWPVVTFGEEYSGEPVPNSVTTKQGFVDPVYYWDPVIAPSGAQFYTGDAFPAWRGNLFVGALKDRELVRLQIENGRVTGEERLLSDRKQRVRDVRQGPDGALYVVTDEADGELWKIAPQSGT, translated from the coding sequence ATGGGCAAAACCTTACGCATCACCTCCGACGGTAAGCCGGCCCCAAACAACCCGTTTGCCAAGCAAGCCGGCGCCCTGCCCGAAATCTGGACGGTGGGCCAGCGCAACGTGCAGTCTATGGCCTTCGACGAGCAAGGACAGCTCTGGACGGTGGATATGGGCCCGCAGGGCGGCGACGAAGTGAACCGGATTGAGGGAGGCAAAAACTACGGCTGGCCTGTGGTGACCTTTGGCGAAGAGTACTCAGGTGAGCCCGTTCCCAACTCCGTTACCACCAAACAAGGATTCGTGGACCCCGTGTATTATTGGGATCCGGTCATTGCGCCGTCCGGAGCCCAGTTCTACACCGGCGACGCCTTTCCGGCGTGGCGCGGCAACTTATTTGTGGGTGCGCTTAAAGACCGTGAGCTGGTGCGCCTACAAATCGAGAATGGCCGCGTAACGGGCGAAGAGCGTCTGCTATCCGACCGCAAGCAGCGCGTGCGCGACGTGCGGCAAGGACCAGACGGCGCGCTGTACGTAGTGACCGATGAAGCCGACGGCGAGCTGTGGAAAATTGCCCCCCAGTCTGGCACATAG
- a CDS encoding PQQ-dependent sugar dehydrogenase, whose protein sequence is MNRHHLLSACAILLAGFTAACKQSGQEQRAQAQDNTEATSSISDQINRLPLETREANVPEQRPTFPEQTRAKEIKSTVAFDVTVVAKGLKNPWAVEPLPNGDLLITEKPGLLRIVSAKGQIGDPIKGLPAVYASGQGGLLDVALSPNFSTDQTIYWSFSEPRGDKGNATSVAKGVLSTDRRSLSQVRVIFRALPAYDGDKHFGSRLAFGSDGLLFVTLGERSDKEIRPRLSR, encoded by the coding sequence ATGAACAGACACCACCTACTGAGTGCTTGCGCTATTCTTCTGGCTGGCTTCACTGCTGCCTGCAAACAATCTGGCCAGGAGCAGCGCGCGCAGGCCCAGGATAACACGGAAGCTACGTCGTCGATCTCCGACCAAATCAACCGTCTGCCGCTCGAAACCCGGGAGGCCAATGTACCTGAGCAGCGCCCCACTTTTCCTGAGCAAACCCGCGCCAAGGAAATCAAATCGACGGTGGCCTTCGACGTAACAGTAGTAGCCAAAGGGCTCAAAAACCCCTGGGCTGTGGAGCCGCTGCCTAACGGCGACCTGCTGATAACGGAGAAACCCGGTTTGCTGCGCATTGTATCGGCGAAGGGGCAGATAGGCGACCCTATTAAGGGTTTGCCCGCAGTGTATGCCAGCGGCCAAGGCGGTTTGCTCGATGTGGCGCTGAGCCCAAATTTCAGCACAGATCAGACTATTTATTGGTCATTTTCTGAACCTCGGGGAGATAAAGGCAATGCCACCAGCGTAGCGAAAGGCGTACTCTCCACCGACCGTCGCAGCCTGAGCCAGGTGCGGGTGATATTCCGGGCGTTGCCGGCTTACGATGGCGACAAGCACTTTGGCTCCCGCTTGGCGTTTGGGTCAGATGGTTTGCTATTCGTGACCCTTGGTGAACGCTCCGACAAGGAAATACGGCCCAGGCTCAGCAGATGA
- a CDS encoding aldehyde dehydrogenase family protein — METLDTPIAAASAPFDPALLPELFGRLKTRSEVLRREGASERIARLRRLSQWIENNRTRIQQAMYADFRKPAEEVDMSEIYVSQVELKHTIQHVAKWMRTRRVGTPLAMMGTKGWVQPEPKGVVLIIAPWNYPFYLAVDPLTSALAAGNCCILKPSEMTPATSALIRQMVEEVFDPSEVVVCEGDKDVSTALLKLPFDHIFFTGSPQVGKVVMRAAAEHLTSVTLELGGKSPVLVDETAHLRDAAEKIVWGKFLNAGQTCVAPDYLLVHEKVRDKLIDEIRAATRRLHDPTGEGVQQSNTFARIVNKHHFQRVSKLLEEGQRLGGVLEMGGIVDSSENFIEPTLLAEVPPEAGLWKEEIFGPVLPLRTYSTLMEAVDFINDRPRPLALYLFSRSAENRRYVLKRAPAGGVALNDTIIHLMHPELPFGGLGNSGMGRAHGRYGFDSFSNLKSVLKQRIGQTSIKLLYPPYTPKVKQMMEMVMKWF, encoded by the coding sequence ATGGAAACTCTTGATACTCCGATTGCTGCTGCCTCCGCACCCTTCGACCCTGCGCTGCTGCCGGAGCTGTTTGGGCGGCTCAAAACCCGCAGCGAAGTACTGCGTCGGGAAGGAGCCAGCGAGCGGATTGCGCGCTTGCGCCGGCTGAGCCAGTGGATAGAAAACAACCGCACGCGCATTCAGCAAGCCATGTACGCCGACTTCCGCAAGCCCGCGGAGGAAGTGGACATGTCAGAAATCTACGTGTCGCAGGTGGAGCTGAAGCACACTATACAGCACGTGGCCAAGTGGATGCGCACCCGCCGCGTGGGCACGCCCCTGGCCATGATGGGCACAAAAGGCTGGGTGCAGCCTGAGCCCAAAGGGGTGGTGCTCATCATTGCCCCCTGGAATTACCCCTTCTACCTAGCCGTCGACCCCCTGACCTCAGCCCTAGCCGCCGGCAATTGCTGTATCCTGAAGCCTTCCGAAATGACGCCCGCCACCAGTGCCCTCATCCGGCAGATGGTAGAAGAAGTATTCGACCCCAGCGAAGTAGTTGTGTGCGAAGGTGACAAAGACGTGTCGACGGCTTTACTGAAGCTGCCGTTCGATCATATTTTCTTCACGGGTAGTCCGCAGGTAGGCAAAGTAGTCATGCGGGCCGCCGCCGAGCACCTTACCTCGGTCACGCTGGAGCTGGGGGGCAAATCGCCGGTGCTGGTAGACGAAACCGCCCACCTTCGCGATGCCGCCGAGAAAATCGTGTGGGGCAAATTCCTCAACGCCGGCCAAACCTGCGTCGCCCCCGATTACCTGCTGGTGCACGAGAAAGTTCGCGACAAGCTAATCGACGAAATCAGGGCTGCCACCCGCCGCCTTCACGACCCCACCGGCGAAGGCGTGCAACAGTCCAATACCTTCGCCCGCATTGTAAATAAGCATCATTTTCAGCGCGTTAGTAAGCTGTTGGAGGAGGGCCAGCGCCTGGGGGGCGTTTTGGAGATGGGCGGGATTGTCGATTCGTCGGAGAATTTCATTGAGCCCACGCTGCTGGCCGAAGTGCCACCGGAAGCGGGACTTTGGAAAGAAGAAATTTTCGGTCCTGTACTGCCCCTGCGTACTTATAGCACCCTCATGGAAGCCGTGGACTTTATCAACGACCGGCCCCGTCCGTTGGCGCTTTACCTATTCAGCCGCAGCGCCGAAAACCGCCGCTACGTGCTCAAGCGCGCTCCCGCCGGTGGCGTTGCCCTCAACGATACTATCATCCACCTTATGCACCCCGAATTGCCCTTCGGCGGACTCGGCAATAGCGGCATGGGTCGCGCCCACGGCCGCTACGGCTTCGACTCGTTCTCCAATCTGAAATCAGTGTTGAAGCAGCGTATCGGGCAAACCTCGATCAAATTGCTGTACCCGCCCTATACGCCCAAGGTGAAGCAGATGATGGAGATGGTAATGAAGTGGTTTTAG
- a CDS encoding SDR family oxidoreductase — protein METKPTTLPPQKQNQQPGKEQEMTPQPEYIRPNYKGSEKLQGKAALITGGDSGIGRSVAVHFAREGADVAITYLPAEEEDAYKTRQLVEEAGQRCLTLPGDLRDRQYCEQIVQRTIDELGGLNILVNNAAEQFPSQDMKEVSDEQWEDTFQVNFFSFVRVTRAALKHLKEGDSIICTSSINAYRGNQQLIDYSSTRGAITVFVRSLAQQLADKKIRVNSVAPGPIWTPLIPASFPPDKVASFGKDTTMKRPGQPSEVGPAYVFLASDDSTYFTGQTLHPNGGETVNT, from the coding sequence ATGGAAACTAAACCCACGACATTACCTCCTCAAAAGCAGAATCAGCAGCCCGGCAAGGAGCAGGAAATGACGCCTCAGCCCGAATACATTCGACCCAACTATAAAGGCAGCGAAAAGCTGCAAGGGAAAGCAGCCCTCATCACGGGTGGCGACTCCGGTATCGGCCGCTCCGTGGCGGTGCATTTCGCCCGCGAGGGCGCCGATGTAGCTATTACCTACCTGCCTGCCGAGGAAGAAGATGCTTATAAAACGCGCCAGTTGGTAGAGGAAGCTGGCCAGCGCTGCCTCACCCTGCCCGGCGACCTGCGCGACCGGCAGTACTGCGAACAAATTGTGCAACGCACCATCGATGAGCTGGGCGGCCTGAATATCTTGGTAAACAACGCGGCTGAGCAGTTTCCCAGCCAGGATATGAAGGAAGTATCGGATGAACAGTGGGAAGACACGTTCCAGGTTAATTTCTTCTCCTTCGTGCGCGTAACGCGGGCCGCCTTGAAGCACCTCAAAGAAGGCGATTCCATCATCTGCACCTCGTCGATCAACGCGTATCGCGGCAATCAGCAGCTTATTGATTATTCGTCCACGAGGGGCGCTATTACGGTCTTTGTCAGGTCGTTGGCTCAGCAATTGGCGGACAAGAAAATCCGTGTTAACTCCGTAGCTCCCGGCCCCATCTGGACGCCGCTTATTCCCGCCAGCTTCCCCCCGGATAAGGTAGCCTCCTTCGGTAAAGACACCACGATGAAGCGCCCCGGCCAGCCCTCCGAAGTAGGCCCCGCTTACGTATTCTTAGCCTCCGACGACTCCACGTATTTCACGGGCCAAACCTTGCACCCCAACGGCGGCGAAACAGTGAATACGTAA